The sequence below is a genomic window from bacterium.
CGCCGCGTCGCTCCTTTCGGCGCGGTTCGCCGAGGCCGACGCGCGCGGCGCGGTCTTCGTCCGCGCTCTCCTCGCCGACGCCGACTTCTCGCACGCGCGGCTGGAGGTGGCCGACTTCTCCGGCGCCGACCTGTCGCGCGCGAATCTGCACGCGGCGACCGACGAGGGGGCGCGCTTCGGCGGCGCGAAGACCGACGGACTGCGGCGCACCGACGCCGAGTTGCTCGCCGCGGAGCGGTTCCGCGCCGCGGCGGAGGACGAACGATGAACGCGATCTTCGGACGGGCGGCCGCGCGGCGGAACGAGGAAGCGGCGGCGACGCCGCGGGCCGCGGTCGAGTATCTCGGGCCGGCGACGATCCTCTGGGTCGAAGGGCTGCGCGCGGGGCTGCTCGTCGAGGGGCGCGAGGTCGAGGCGCGCCTCGCGCTGGCGCAGATCTACCGCCCCGAGGCGGGGGACACGGTGCTCGCCCTCGGCGGGCGCGAGTACTACGTCGTCGGCGTCCTCGCCGGCGCCGGACGGATGGTCGTCAACGCCCCCGGCGACCTCGAGCTGCGCGCGCGCGGCGCGGTCGAGATCCACGGGGCGCGCGGCGTGCGGCTGCGCGGGCCGGAGGTCGCGCTGACCGCCGACCGCTTCACGATCGCCGTGCGGACGGTCGTCGAGCGCGCGGCGCGCGTCTACCGCGCGGCGACGGAGCTGCTGCACGTGCGGGCGCGGCGGACGCGG
It includes:
- a CDS encoding DUF3540 domain-containing protein — protein: MNAIFGRAAARRNEEAAATPRAAVEYLGPATILWVEGLRAGLLVEGREVEARLALAQIYRPEAGDTVLALGGREYYVVGVLAGAGRMVVNAPGDLELRARGAVEIHGARGVRLRGPEVALTADRFTIAVRTVVERAARVYRAATELLHVRARRTRTVVDEECALAAREITARAGADLKLDGEKIHLG